Proteins found in one Hippocampus zosterae strain Florida unplaced genomic scaffold, ASM2543408v3 HiC_scaffold_132, whole genome shotgun sequence genomic segment:
- the LOC127594429 gene encoding antitoxin HigA-like: MDELVDDYDRYLPLIEVLSVAIEKWESESPEFAEFNKAVSELDDGVSLLRVLMDQYQLKADDLKNEIGGRSLVSMILNGSRSLTIDHIKALSRRFGISPALFL; the protein is encoded by the coding sequence ATGGACGAACTGGTAGATGACTATGACCGCTATCTGCCTCTGATTGAGGTGTTGTCAGTAGCCATTGAGAAATGGGAATCCGAGTCACCAGAGTTTGCAGAGTTTAACAAGGCTGTCAGCGAGCTGGATGATGGGGTTTCCCTGTTAAGGGTTCTCATGGATCAATACCAGCTGAAAGCGGATGACCTGAAAAACGAGATTGGCGGCAGGAGTCTGGTATCCATGATCCTGAATGGTTCCCGCAGTCTTACCATTGATCACATAAAGGCACTGTCCCGGCGTTTCGGGATTTCACCGGCTTTGTTCCTCTGA
- the LOC127594430 gene encoding plasmid segregation protein ParM-like, which produces MTATTVIIDEGSSQVKLCWQEDDQLKTYMIKSRGSYTLESTLDGGVSDTVYNVDGVDINIDDRVSNPIDTNSDHYQTSDINRALVHHALREAGFGGKKVDLMVTLPVDTFYRNSTKRDAKKSHIQKPVTHVNGLPLATINSVMVAPEAVSVLDSIRLNDSGELLPEYEDLSKVLIVDIGGTTTDITIVTRRNTTEGHASVRIGVFDIARNLKQQLFNDPSIEAREPSMDTLDHTLRTGTFRKKDVSRHIAAACEPVKSRILSAITPLVPDPEELDFVCYVGGGANLLAEPLSRAYGGNTITHSDPEFAVAVGLMKNELSYATTE; this is translated from the coding sequence ATGACCGCTACAACCGTCATCATCGACGAAGGATCCAGCCAGGTGAAGCTGTGCTGGCAGGAAGACGACCAGCTCAAGACATACATGATCAAGTCCAGAGGCAGCTATACCCTGGAAAGTACGCTGGATGGCGGCGTAAGTGATACCGTGTATAACGTCGATGGCGTGGACATCAATATTGATGACAGGGTAAGTAACCCCATTGATACCAACAGCGACCACTACCAGACATCCGACATCAACCGCGCCCTGGTGCATCACGCCCTGAGGGAAGCCGGATTTGGTGGAAAAAAGGTAGACCTGATGGTCACCCTCCCGGTTGATACCTTCTACCGCAACAGCACCAAGAGAGACGCCAAGAAGTCACACATCCAGAAGCCGGTAACCCATGTCAACGGCCTGCCACTGGCTACCATCAACAGTGTCATGGTGGCACCAGAGGCCGTTTCAGTGCTGGATTCCATTCGGCTGAACGACTCCGGCGAGCTGCTGCCAGAGTATGAGGATCTGAGCAAGGTACTGATCGTGGACATCGGAGGCACCACAACAGACATCACCATTGTTACCAGAAGAAATACCACCGAAGGCCACGCCAGTGTCCGTATCGGGGTATTCGACATCGCCAGGAACCTGAAGCAGCAGCTGTTCAATGACCCGTCCATCGAGGCACGGGAACCGTCCATGGATACCCTCGACCATACCCTGAGAACCGGCACTTTCCGGAAAAAGGACGTTTCCAGACACATCGCAGCCGCCTGCGAGCCGGTAAAGAGCCGTATCCTGAGCGCCATTACCCCACTGGTTCCTGACCCTGAGGAACTGGACTTTGTCTGCTATGTCGGCGGTGGTGCCAACCTGCTGGCAGAGCCCCTGTCCAGAGCTTACGGCGGCAACACCATCACTCACTCCGATCCGGAATTTGCCGTGGCTGTCGGATTGATGAAAAACGAGCTCAGCTATGCAACGACTGAATAA